In Eupeodes corollae chromosome 3, idEupCoro1.1, whole genome shotgun sequence, a single genomic region encodes these proteins:
- the LOC129951511 gene encoding adenosine 5'-monophosphoramidase HINT1: protein MSEVEKAQEAAASAGEDTIFGKILRKEIPCKFIHEDEKCVAFHDVNPQAPTHFLVIPRKPIAQLSLASAEDAELLGHLMIVGKTVAKQLGLEDGFRVVINDGKNGAQSVYHLHLHFLGGRQMQWPPG from the exons ATGTCTGAAGTAGAAAAAGCTCAAGAGGCAGCCGCATCTGCCGGTGAAGATacaatatttggtaaaatattgCGCAAGGAAATACCTTGCAAATTTATCCATGAGGATGAAAAG TGTGTGGCATTTCATGATGTAAATCCTCAAGCTCCAACTCACTTTCTAGTGATTCCAAGGAAACCTATTGCACAATTGTCTCTTGCTAGTGCTGAGGATGCTGAATTATTgg GTCACCTAATGATTGTGGGAAAAACTGTAGCCAAACAATTGGGTTTGGAAgatggttttcgtgttgtgatCAACGATGGGAAAAATGGAGCTCAGTCAGTGTATCATTTGCATTTGCACTTCCTCGGTGG